The following coding sequences lie in one Candidatus Annandia adelgestsuga genomic window:
- the rplB gene encoding 50S ribosomal protein L2: MVIIKCKPTSPGRRHVIKLINKKLNKIKPYYRLLKKKKKNGGRNHHGKITTRHIGGGNKQMYRIIDFKRKMDDLPSIVKNIEYDPNRNANIALIMYLNGKKKYILAPKDLKIGEYVQSGNKSSIKNGNTLSMKYIPIGSIIHNIEMKPGKGGQLSRSAGSYARLISKDNNYVILKLKSGEIRKIESKCRATIGIVSNEKKMLISLGKAGASRWKGIRPTVRGTAMNPIDHPHGGGEGKNFGKHPVTPWGVKTKGKKTRNNKRTEKFIISHNK, encoded by the coding sequence ATGGTTATTATAAAATGCAAGCCTACTTCTCCTGGAAGACGTCATGTTATTAAATTAATTAATAAAAAATTAAATAAAATAAAACCATATTATAGATTGTTAAAAAAAAAAAAAAAAAATGGTGGTAGAAATCATCATGGTAAAATAACTACTAGACATATTGGTGGTGGTAATAAACAAATGTATCGTATTATAGATTTTAAGCGTAAAATGGATGATTTACCATCAATTGTAAAAAATATAGAATATGATCCAAATAGAAATGCAAATATTGCATTAATTATGTATTTAAATGGTAAAAAAAAATATATTTTAGCTCCTAAAGATTTAAAAATAGGAGAATATGTACAATCAGGAAATAAATCATCTATTAAAAATGGTAATACATTATCTATGAAATATATACCAATAGGTTCTATAATTCATAATATAGAAATGAAACCTGGAAAAGGTGGTCAATTATCAAGATCAGCTGGAAGTTACGCTAGATTAATTTCTAAAGATAATAATTATGTAATTTTAAAATTAAAATCAGGAGAAATACGTAAAATAGAAAGTAAATGTAGAGCTACTATTGGTATTGTTAGTAATGAAAAAAAAATGTTAATATCATTAGGTAAAGCCGGTGCATCAAGATGGAAAGGTATAAGACCAACAGTAAGAGGAACAGCTATGAATCCTATAGATCATCCTCATGGTGGTGGTGAAGGAAAAAACTTTGGTAAACATCCAGTTACTCCATGGGGAGTTAAAACTAAAGGTAAAAAAACTAGAAATAATAAAAGAACTGAAAAATTCATTATTAGTCATAATAAATAA
- the rplW gene encoding 50S ribosomal protein L23, which produces MKKIEKKLYSIFIKMYTSEKFSFSKKNKNVFMFKVPLKVTKKDIKKTILQLFNIYPKNINTLVIKKKKKKKGKFIHYYKSWKKVYITFKKKKNYNM; this is translated from the coding sequence ATGAAAAAAATAGAAAAAAAATTATATTCAATATTTATAAAAATGTATACATCTGAAAAATTTTCTTTTTCTAAAAAAAATAAAAATGTTTTTATGTTTAAAGTTCCTTTAAAAGTAACAAAAAAAGATATAAAAAAAACTATTTTACAACTATTTAATATATATCCAAAAAATATAAACACATTAGTTATAAAAAAGAAAAAGAAAAAAAAAGGTAAATTTATACATTATTATAAAAGTTGGAAAAAAGTATATATTACTTTTAAAAAAAAAAAAAATTATAATATGTAA
- the rplD gene encoding 50S ribosomal protein L4 — MIIMLYDNKKKVKISNKIFNQKFNKTLLHQIIISYLLKSRQGTHSQKNRSLVSGSKRKPWKQKGTGNARAGSRKSPIWRGGGVTFASKFKNYNNKVNKKMHRKALKIIFSELIKQKRLLIFDKFYLPNCSTKKLVNKIKNINFKKILIIINNYNKNIVLSSRNLYRVNLCYLNSINLLKLLSCDKIIITLNSIRKIENYLK; from the coding sequence ATGATAATAATGTTGTATGATAATAAAAAAAAAGTAAAAATTTCTAATAAAATATTTAATCAAAAATTTAATAAAACTTTATTACATCAAATAATAATTTCTTATTTATTGAAATCTAGACAAGGAACTCATTCTCAAAAAAATCGTTCTTTAGTTTCAGGTTCTAAAAGAAAACCATGGAAACAAAAAGGAACTGGAAATGCTAGAGCTGGTTCTAGAAAAAGTCCTATATGGCGTGGTGGTGGTGTTACATTTGCATCTAAATTTAAAAATTATAATAATAAAGTAAATAAAAAAATGCATCGTAAAGCTTTAAAAATTATTTTTTCAGAATTAATAAAACAAAAAAGATTATTAATATTTGATAAGTTTTATTTACCAAATTGTAGTACAAAAAAATTAGTAAATAAAATCAAAAATATAAATTTTAAAAAAATTTTAATAATAATAAATAATTATAATAAAAATATTGTATTATCTTCTAGAAATTTATATAGAGTTAATTTATGTTACTTAAATTCTATAAATTTATTAAAATTATTATCTTGTGACAAAATAATTATTACTTTAAATTCTATTAGAAAAATAGAGAATTATTTAAAATGA
- the rplC gene encoding 50S ribosomal protein L3: MMGLIGIKYGMTRSFEDDGSSIPITMIYINTNRITQIKNFNKNKYFSIQVTTGYKKDNRTSKPDLGHFYRSFVEPGCGLWEFKTSYEENNKFILGQDLNVNQLCGIKYVDVTGISKGKGFSGTIKRWNFSSQDSTHGNSLSHRAPGSIGQNQTPGKVFKGKKMSGQLGKKKTTIQNLIILKIDIKNNLILIKGSIPGHLGNYVMIKPSIKKKHKVINLT; the protein is encoded by the coding sequence ATGATGGGTTTAATAGGTATAAAATACGGAATGACTAGATCATTTGAAGATGATGGTAGTTCTATACCGATAACTATGATTTATATAAATACAAATAGAATTACACAAATTAAAAATTTTAATAAAAATAAATATTTTTCTATACAAGTTACTACAGGTTATAAAAAAGATAATCGTACTAGTAAACCTGACTTAGGACATTTCTATAGATCTTTTGTTGAACCTGGATGTGGTTTATGGGAATTTAAAACTTCTTATGAAGAAAATAATAAATTTATATTAGGACAAGATTTAAATGTTAATCAACTTTGTGGTATAAAATATGTAGATGTTACTGGTATTTCAAAAGGTAAAGGTTTTTCAGGAACAATAAAAAGATGGAATTTTAGTTCACAAGATTCAACACATGGTAATTCTCTATCACATAGAGCTCCTGGTTCAATAGGTCAAAACCAAACACCCGGAAAAGTTTTTAAAGGTAAAAAAATGTCTGGACAATTAGGAAAAAAAAAAACAACTATACAAAATTTAATAATTTTAAAAATAGATATTAAAAATAATTTAATTTTAATTAAAGGATCAATTCCTGGACATTTAGGTAATTATGTAATGATAAAACCATCTATTAAAAAAAAACATAAGGTAATTAATTTAACATGA
- the rpsJ gene encoding 30S ribosomal protein S10: MNNLILRIIFKSFNFNLIYNEMIKIIEIVYLNGSNIRGPVCLPTKIEKFTLLTSPHTHKDSRDQYEIRTYKRFIDIIEPNEKIIESLMHIDLIAGVDINISVH, from the coding sequence ATGAATAATTTAATTTTAAGAATAATTTTTAAATCATTTAATTTTAATTTAATTTATAACGAAATGATTAAAATAATTGAAATTGTATATTTAAATGGTTCAAATATAAGAGGTCCAGTTTGTTTACCTACAAAAATAGAAAAGTTCACTTTATTAACATCACCACATACACACAAAGATTCTCGTGATCAATATGAAATAAGGACATATAAACGTTTTATTGATATAATAGAACCTAATGAAAAAATAATAGAATCATTAATGCATATAGATTTAATTGCCGGAGTTGATATAAATATTAGTGTTCATTAA
- the mnmG gene encoding tRNA uridine-5-carboxymethylaminomethyl(34) synthesis enzyme MnmG: protein MNFLNKFDIIIIGAGHAGTEAAIACDNMKRKTLLITQNINTIGQMSCNPAIGGIGKSHLVKEIDALGGLMAKAIDYSGIQFKILNSSKGPAVRSTRAQADRILYKKFIFNTLKKKKYITILESEVIKLIIKKYNIINGIKTNNNLKFYSNIIILTVGTFLSGKIHIGLNKYDGGRENELPSKKLSNNLNNLPFKINRLKTGTPPRINKNTINFKILKKQYSDIPVPNFSFMGELYNHPPQIPCYITNTNNNTHEIIKNSLINSPLYNGSIKGIGPRYCPSIEDKIIKFPNRNKHQIFLEPEGLFSNEIYPNGISTSLPIKVQKNIINSIKGLEYAKITRPGYAIEYNFFDPKDLYFNLESKHIKGLFLAGQINGTTGYEEAAAQGIIAGINASLLNMNKEYWYPKRNQSYIGVLINDLCNLGTKEPYRMFTSRAEHRLFLREDNSYLRLTEIAYKIGLISPMFWKLFNQKKKHINKLYKYIKKKIIYIKIKKNKKKYKNKIYKKKYYFKELLKKPNFNYKKNIKYTNFFIKFFNLDILKQIEIKIKYDGYIKLNRIELKKNVKNKYFKLPKNLKYDKINGLSKELIKKLKKYKPKFIKQISNISGITPSAITAILIYIKKKYKTLSINI from the coding sequence ATGAATTTTTTAAATAAATTTGATATAATAATTATAGGAGCTGGACATGCTGGTACAGAAGCAGCTATAGCTTGTGATAATATGAAAAGAAAAACTTTATTAATAACACAAAATATTAATACAATAGGTCAAATGTCATGTAATCCAGCTATTGGTGGTATAGGAAAAAGTCATTTAGTAAAAGAAATAGATGCTCTTGGAGGTTTAATGGCAAAAGCTATAGATTATTCTGGTATTCAATTTAAAATTTTAAATTCTAGTAAAGGTCCAGCAGTTAGATCAACTCGTGCTCAAGCTGATAGAATATTATATAAAAAATTTATATTTAATACATTAAAAAAAAAAAAATATATTACTATTTTAGAATCGGAAGTTATTAAATTAATAATTAAAAAATATAATATTATTAATGGAATAAAAACAAATAATAATTTAAAATTTTATTCAAATATTATTATATTAACTGTTGGAACTTTTTTAAGTGGTAAAATTCATATAGGTTTAAATAAATATGATGGAGGTAGAGAAAATGAATTACCATCAAAAAAATTATCTAATAATTTAAATAATTTACCATTTAAAATTAATAGATTAAAAACAGGAACACCACCAAGAATTAATAAAAATACTATAAATTTCAAAATATTAAAAAAACAATATAGTGATATTCCTGTACCAAATTTTTCTTTTATGGGAGAATTATATAATCATCCTCCACAAATACCTTGTTATATAACTAATACTAATAATAATACTCATGAAATTATTAAAAATTCTTTAATTAATAGTCCTTTATATAACGGTTCTATAAAAGGAATAGGTCCAAGATATTGTCCTTCAATTGAAGATAAAATAATTAAATTTCCAAATCGTAATAAACATCAAATTTTTTTAGAACCAGAAGGTTTATTTAGTAATGAAATATATCCTAACGGTATTTCTACTAGTTTACCAATAAAAGTACAAAAAAATATTATAAATTCTATTAAAGGTTTAGAATATGCTAAAATTACAAGACCTGGTTACGCAATAGAATATAATTTTTTTGATCCAAAAGATCTATATTTTAATTTAGAAAGTAAACATATTAAAGGTTTATTTTTAGCTGGGCAAATTAATGGTACAACAGGTTATGAAGAAGCAGCCGCACAAGGAATAATAGCTGGAATAAATGCTTCATTATTAAATATGAATAAAGAATATTGGTATCCTAAACGTAATCAATCATATATTGGTGTTTTAATAAACGATTTATGTAATTTAGGTACAAAAGAACCTTATAGAATGTTTACATCTAGAGCTGAACATCGTTTATTTTTAAGAGAAGATAATTCTTATTTAAGATTAACAGAAATTGCATATAAAATAGGATTAATATCACCAATGTTTTGGAAATTATTTAATCAAAAAAAAAAACATATTAACAAATTATATAAATATATAAAAAAAAAAATTATTTATATTAAAATAAAAAAAAATAAAAAAAAATATAAAAATAAAATTTATAAAAAAAAATATTATTTTAAAGAATTATTAAAAAAACCTAATTTTAATTATAAGAAAAATATAAAATATACTAATTTTTTTATAAAATTTTTTAATTTAGATATATTAAAACAAATAGAAATTAAAATAAAATATGATGGATATATAAAACTTAATAGAATAGAATTAAAAAAAAACGTTAAAAATAAATATTTTAAATTGCCTAAAAATTTAAAATATGATAAAATTAATGGATTATCAAAAGAATTAATTAAAAAATTAAAAAAATATAAACCAAAATTTATAAAACAAATAAGTAATATTTCTGGAATTACACCGTCAGCTATTACTGCTATTTTAATATATATTAAAAAAAAATATAAAACTTTAAGTATTAATATTTAA
- the atpB gene encoding F0F1 ATP synthase subunit A, translating into MKENIDTKSYINHHLQNLQLDLHNFKLINLKDNIKQNFLLLNIDSIFFSIIIGFTIFIILYYVVNNINKGVPNKLQTLIEIIVIFVENNVNNISFVKNKFIAPLSFTIFIWVFFMNLMDLLPIDWIPTLMYNVFGYKVFHVVPSSDINICISMALNVFFLVLFYNIKNKGIFKFIKEISFHPFNSYIFIPINLILEIINLLSKPISLSLRLFGNMYSSELIFILISSLLPWWIQWIFNVPWSILHILIIPLQAFIFMILTIVYLSMC; encoded by the coding sequence ATGAAAGAAAATATTGATACTAAAAGTTATATCAATCATCATTTACAAAATTTACAATTAGATTTACATAATTTTAAATTAATAAATTTAAAAGATAATATAAAACAAAATTTTTTATTATTAAATATTGATTCTATATTTTTTTCTATTATTATTGGATTTACAATATTTATTATCTTATATTATGTTGTTAATAATATAAATAAGGGTGTTCCAAATAAGTTACAAACATTAATAGAAATTATAGTAATTTTTGTAGAAAACAATGTTAATAATATATCTTTTGTTAAAAATAAATTTATTGCTCCATTATCATTTACGATTTTTATATGGGTTTTTTTTATGAATTTAATGGATTTATTACCTATTGACTGGATACCTACATTGATGTATAATGTATTTGGATATAAAGTATTTCATGTAGTGCCTTCATCTGATATAAATATTTGTATATCAATGGCATTAAATGTATTTTTTTTAGTTTTATTTTATAATATTAAAAATAAAGGAATATTTAAATTTATTAAAGAAATTTCTTTTCATCCTTTTAATAGTTATATTTTTATACCTATTAATTTAATATTAGAAATAATAAATTTATTATCTAAACCAATTTCTCTAAGTTTGAGATTATTTGGAAATATGTATTCTAGTGAATTAATATTTATATTAATATCTAGTTTATTACCATGGTGGATTCAATGGATTTTTAATGTTCCATGGTCTATTTTACATATATTAATTATTCCTTTACAAGCTTTTATTTTTATGATTTTAACTATAGTTTATTTATCGATGTGTTAA
- the atpE gene encoding F0F1 ATP synthase subunit C, producing MDNTNILYLSSAIMLGLSSVGASIGISILGGKFLEGATRQPDLIPALRTQFFIIMGLVDAIPMISVGLSLYIMFAINK from the coding sequence ATGGATAATACAAATATTTTATATTTATCTTCTGCTATAATGTTAGGATTGTCTTCTGTAGGTGCTTCAATAGGTATAAGTATTTTAGGTGGTAAATTTTTAGAAGGAGCTACTAGACAACCAGATCTTATACCAGCTTTAAGAACACAATTTTTTATTATTATGGGTTTAGTAGATGCAATACCAATGATTTCTGTGGGTTTATCTTTATATATAATGTTTGCTATAAACAAATAA
- the atpF gene encoding F0F1 ATP synthase subunit B yields the protein MNINITILGQTISFIIFVLFCMKYIWPPIIKKIKKHQDKISSELKNIELCKKDFIIIEKLILKKIKKTKKNADLIIKEANYRSEQIIKKAEKIAIKNSNKIIENSIIKIKIESKITKEKLKKQFSNLVIIGIRKIIKEYYYKKNHENVLNDIIKKI from the coding sequence ATGAATATTAATATAACAATTTTAGGACAAACTATATCATTTATAATATTTGTATTATTTTGTATGAAGTATATATGGCCGCCTATAATAAAAAAAATAAAAAAACATCAAGATAAAATTTCAAGTGAATTAAAAAATATAGAATTATGTAAAAAAGATTTTATAATAATAGAAAAATTAATATTAAAAAAAATTAAAAAAACTAAAAAAAATGCTGATTTAATAATAAAAGAAGCTAATTATAGAAGTGAACAAATAATAAAAAAAGCTGAAAAAATAGCTATAAAAAATAGTAATAAAATAATTGAAAATTCTATAATTAAAATTAAAATAGAATCAAAAATTACTAAAGAAAAATTAAAAAAACAATTTTCTAATTTAGTTATTATAGGAATAAGAAAAATTATAAAAGAATATTATTATAAAAAAAATCATGAAAATGTTTTAAATGATATAATAAAAAAAATATAG
- the atpH gene encoding ATP synthase F1 subunit delta — MNIKIIKLIRIYANSIFNFSIENKKINYWYYMLHITSKVICNIYTNKKLLNYINLNNLHKIIKNYFIKNKINYYYINFISILIKNNRLKLLPEIFKKFKKLRYKYYKINKINFVTVNEKYNDKIDIIKKKIKKKYFNKIIFKNKFKKNIISGIIIYNNKKIVDYSILHKINCIEKCLKF, encoded by the coding sequence ATGAATATAAAAATTATAAAATTGATTAGAATATATGCAAACTCTATATTTAATTTTTCTATTGAAAATAAAAAAATTAATTACTGGTATTACATGTTACATATAACTTCTAAAGTTATATGTAACATTTATACAAATAAAAAATTATTAAATTATATAAATTTAAATAATTTACATAAAATAATAAAAAATTATTTTATTAAAAATAAAATAAATTATTATTATATTAATTTTATATCAATTTTAATAAAAAATAATAGATTAAAATTATTACCTGAAATATTTAAGAAATTTAAAAAATTAAGATATAAATACTATAAAATTAATAAAATAAATTTTGTAACTGTAAATGAAAAATATAATGATAAAATTGATATTATTAAAAAAAAAATAAAAAAAAAATATTTTAACAAAATTATATTCAAAAACAAATTTAAAAAAAATATAATATCTGGAATTATTATTTATAACAATAAAAAAATTGTAGATTATAGTATTTTACATAAAATAAATTGTATAGAAAAATGTTTAAAATTTTAA